CCATCCCGATACTATGATTTTTTCTTAAAAACAGATTTTTATCCAGATACAAAAAGAAATCAGTCAGGAAGGCTAACGCAGGAACAGATGCTGTTTTAGGTCGAATAGTCAGGGTATTGTTATTGGACTCATTGATATTTATCCGGTTGCTCTTAAAAAAGTACTGAAATAAGCCCGTCCAGTACATTTCAATCAAGCCGATCATGTATCCACCCAAGGGTTTTGAAGCAATAATCTGAAAACCATATTGAGTAGATAATTGACAAAATTCATCGTAGTCTATCAGATAATCATGCCCAAATGCATAGGCACCCTGCTGAATAAAAGGCATTTTTTTACCTGATAATCCGGCTACATAATTGACGGGGTCATAAGTGAACGGAAAATTCGCTGACGGAAATGTCATCACCAAATGTCCGTCCTGCTTCAATATTCTTGCGATTTCTTTCATCAGCAATTCCGGTTGACCGACATGTTCTATCACTTCGGTGCAAACGATCATATCAAAAGTATTCGCTTCATA
The genomic region above belongs to Saprospiraceae bacterium and contains:
- a CDS encoding class I SAM-dependent methyltransferase, with translation MSFKHLLPTFRNRYRFVMDQVSAITSTKSCGHLLNLGTGEGDYDQALAKYADILTATDINEGDINVAKSINQSASNIRYEVKDALATGYEANTFDMIVCTEVIEHVGQPELLMKEIARILKQDGHLVMTFPSANFPFTYDPVNYVAGLSGKKMPFIQQGAYAFGHDYLIDYDEFCQLSTQYGFQIIASKPLGGYMIGLIEMYWTGLFQYFFKSNRININESNNNTLTIRPKTASVPALAFLTDFFLYLDKNLFLRKNHSIGMGVLLRKNCKDKENSI